From a region of the Hemibagrus wyckioides isolate EC202008001 linkage group LG06, SWU_Hwy_1.0, whole genome shotgun sequence genome:
- the LOC131354470 gene encoding nectin-4-like isoform X3 — translation MLYFRTGSTWIYLVLLFFPNINAIRIIGQDVTATAGDDAELFCQVVETAETLTSIRWQRRTKEKPTNTDILIITSGGKQEYINGLRDRVKFAANFAGLNGSILLSSVTVLDEGIYTCIFSVFPSGPYETEVRLTVQVPPVVSVSADPPAVAGDSDVVLATCTAADAKPAAEVSWSLDVLNNSVKVQNTVTVDSEGRYTVKSSLIVNASVDLNQKKVQCEVTHPGLKEKLELSYTLNVHYPPQVVYINSAGDQGETREFQCEADANPKPTNFTWSRCNSGDPVSTESLD, via the exons ATGTTGTATTTCAGGACGGGGTCAACATGGATTTATCTGGTGCTTTTGTTTTTCCCCAACATTAACG caaTAAGGATCATTGGTCAGGATGTGACTGCGACAGCAGGAGATGATGCAGAATTGTTCTGTCAAGTGGTGGAGACAGCAGAGACTCTAACAAGTATTAGGTGGCAAAGACGAACAAAGGAAAAGCCAACAAATACAGATATTCTGATTATCACTTCAGGTGGCAAACAGGAATATATAAACGGATTGAGAGATCGAGTAAAATTCGCAGCGAACTTTGCAGGACTGAATGGCTCTATTCTATTAAGTAGTGTTACTGTTTTAGATGAAGGAATCTACACCTGcattttcagtgtgtttccAAGTGGACCTTATGAAACAGAAGTTCGTCTCACAGTACAAG ttccTCCGGTTGTCAGTGTGAGCGCTGATCCTCCTGCTGTTgctggtgatagtgatgtggtTTTAGCAACCTGCACTGCAGCCGATGCAAAGCCTGCAGCAGAAGTGTCGTGGAGTCTGGATGTTTTAAATAACTCAGTGAAAGTACAAAACACTGTCACTGTGGACTCTGAAGGAAGATACACTGTTAAAAGCAGCCTGATTGTAAATGCATCTGTAGATCTAAACCAGAAGAAGGTTCAGTGTGAGGTTACACACCCTGGTCTGAAGGAGAAACTGGAACTGAGTTACACATTGAATGTTCACT ATCCTCCTCAGGTGGTTTATATTAATTCAGCAGGTGATCAAGGGGAAACTCGTGAATTTCAGTGTGAAGCAGATGCTAATCCAAAACCTACAAACTTCACCTGGAGCAG GTGTAATAGTGGTGATCCTGTGTCCACTGAATCTCTAGACTAG
- the LOC131354470 gene encoding nectin-3-like protein isoform X2 yields the protein MLYFRTGSTWIYLVLLFFPNINAIRIIGQDVTATAGDDAELFCQVVETAETLTSIRWQRRTKEKPTNTDILIITSGGKQEYINGLRDRVKFAANFAGLNGSILLSSVTVLDEGIYTCIFSVFPSGPYETEVRLTVQVPPVVSVSADPPAVAGDSDVVLATCTAADAKPAAEVSWSLDVLNNSVKVQNTVTVDSEGRYTVKSSLIVNASVDLNQKKVQCEVTHPGLKEKLELSYTLNVHYPPQVVYINSAGDQGETREFQCEADANPKPTNFTWSRYFPDTLSRGVNSRLIIQLNPDSNGLYYCVASNQYGKSVGSLYMHVKQCVIVVILCPLNL from the exons ATGTTGTATTTCAGGACGGGGTCAACATGGATTTATCTGGTGCTTTTGTTTTTCCCCAACATTAACG caaTAAGGATCATTGGTCAGGATGTGACTGCGACAGCAGGAGATGATGCAGAATTGTTCTGTCAAGTGGTGGAGACAGCAGAGACTCTAACAAGTATTAGGTGGCAAAGACGAACAAAGGAAAAGCCAACAAATACAGATATTCTGATTATCACTTCAGGTGGCAAACAGGAATATATAAACGGATTGAGAGATCGAGTAAAATTCGCAGCGAACTTTGCAGGACTGAATGGCTCTATTCTATTAAGTAGTGTTACTGTTTTAGATGAAGGAATCTACACCTGcattttcagtgtgtttccAAGTGGACCTTATGAAACAGAAGTTCGTCTCACAGTACAAG ttccTCCGGTTGTCAGTGTGAGCGCTGATCCTCCTGCTGTTgctggtgatagtgatgtggtTTTAGCAACCTGCACTGCAGCCGATGCAAAGCCTGCAGCAGAAGTGTCGTGGAGTCTGGATGTTTTAAATAACTCAGTGAAAGTACAAAACACTGTCACTGTGGACTCTGAAGGAAGATACACTGTTAAAAGCAGCCTGATTGTAAATGCATCTGTAGATCTAAACCAGAAGAAGGTTCAGTGTGAGGTTACACACCCTGGTCTGAAGGAGAAACTGGAACTGAGTTACACATTGAATGTTCACT ATCCTCCTCAGGTGGTTTATATTAATTCAGCAGGTGATCAAGGGGAAACTCGTGAATTTCAGTGTGAAGCAGATGCTAATCCAAAACCTACAAACTTCACCTGGAGCAG ATATTTTCCAGACACTCTTTCCCGCGGTGTTAATAGCAGACTGATTATTCAGCTGAACCCTGACAGTAACGGACTTTACTATTGTGTGGCATCTAACCAGTATGGGAAATCTGTAGGTTCTCTCTACATGCATGTTAAACAAT GTGTAATAGTGGTGATCCTGTGTCCACTGAATCTCTAG
- the LOC131354470 gene encoding nectin-4-like isoform X1 yields MLYFRTGSTWIYLVLLFFPNINAIRIIGQDVTATAGDDAELFCQVVETAETLTSIRWQRRTKEKPTNTDILIITSGGKQEYINGLRDRVKFAANFAGLNGSILLSSVTVLDEGIYTCIFSVFPSGPYETEVRLTVQVPPVVSVSADPPAVAGDSDVVLATCTAADAKPAAEVSWSLDVLNNSVKVQNTVTVDSEGRYTVKSSLIVNASVDLNQKKVQCEVTHPGLKEKLELSYTLNVHYPPQVVYINSAGDQGETREFQCEADANPKPTNFTWSRYFPDTLSRGVNSRLIIQLNPDSNGLYYCVASNQYGKSVGSLYMHVKQSSESKTCWTLYIITVIAGVCCFLIWKFNLFQQFIKRLQCNSGDPVSTESLD; encoded by the exons ATGTTGTATTTCAGGACGGGGTCAACATGGATTTATCTGGTGCTTTTGTTTTTCCCCAACATTAACG caaTAAGGATCATTGGTCAGGATGTGACTGCGACAGCAGGAGATGATGCAGAATTGTTCTGTCAAGTGGTGGAGACAGCAGAGACTCTAACAAGTATTAGGTGGCAAAGACGAACAAAGGAAAAGCCAACAAATACAGATATTCTGATTATCACTTCAGGTGGCAAACAGGAATATATAAACGGATTGAGAGATCGAGTAAAATTCGCAGCGAACTTTGCAGGACTGAATGGCTCTATTCTATTAAGTAGTGTTACTGTTTTAGATGAAGGAATCTACACCTGcattttcagtgtgtttccAAGTGGACCTTATGAAACAGAAGTTCGTCTCACAGTACAAG ttccTCCGGTTGTCAGTGTGAGCGCTGATCCTCCTGCTGTTgctggtgatagtgatgtggtTTTAGCAACCTGCACTGCAGCCGATGCAAAGCCTGCAGCAGAAGTGTCGTGGAGTCTGGATGTTTTAAATAACTCAGTGAAAGTACAAAACACTGTCACTGTGGACTCTGAAGGAAGATACACTGTTAAAAGCAGCCTGATTGTAAATGCATCTGTAGATCTAAACCAGAAGAAGGTTCAGTGTGAGGTTACACACCCTGGTCTGAAGGAGAAACTGGAACTGAGTTACACATTGAATGTTCACT ATCCTCCTCAGGTGGTTTATATTAATTCAGCAGGTGATCAAGGGGAAACTCGTGAATTTCAGTGTGAAGCAGATGCTAATCCAAAACCTACAAACTTCACCTGGAGCAG ATATTTTCCAGACACTCTTTCCCGCGGTGTTAATAGCAGACTGATTATTCAGCTGAACCCTGACAGTAACGGACTTTACTATTGTGTGGCATCTAACCAGTATGGGAAATCTGTAGGTTCTCTCTACATGCATGTTAAACAAT CTTCAGAATCTAAAACCTGCTGGACTCTGTACATCATAACCGTCATTGCTGGAGTTTGCTGTTTTCTCATTTGgaagtttaatttgtttcagCAGTTTATAAAAAGACTGCA GTGTAATAGTGGTGATCCTGTGTCCACTGAATCTCTAGACTAG